TCTATATCTACAAGTACAATTTCATCAATTAATGCTCTGTGAATCAGTGAAAATGCGACACTAACCCCTACTCTACCTGCGCCGTAAATACTCACCTTCATGCAAACCACCTCGGAAAAGCTCATATTTTAAAAATATGGTATTTACAAGATCAAAGGTTGTTTACCACTTTTAACCATTAAATATCGCCTCTCGACTTCATTCCAATCAACGACATTCCAGAAATTATCAATATATTCGCTCCTTTTGTTTTGATATTTCAAGTAATATGCATGTTCCCATACATCCAAACCCAGAAATGGCAATCTTCTTTCCATAATTGGGTTATCTTGATTTGGTGTGGAATAAAGAATTATCTTCCCATGCTCGTAAATTGCCCATGCCCAGCCGCTGCCAAATCTATTAAGCGCCACTTTCTTAAACTCTGCTTTAAAATTCTCAAAGTCGCCAAACTGATTGACTAAGTCTTTAAAAAGTTCTCCTTCGGAATTAAAACTTGCTGCTTTTTTTAACTGTGACCACCAGAAAGTATGATTATAGTGACCTCCTCCGTTGTTGCGAACAACGATCTTGATGTCCTCGGGT
The window above is part of the Fervidobacterium sp. genome. Proteins encoded here:
- a CDS encoding superoxide dismutase is translated as MFRLPELSYGFDALEPYIDAKTMNIHYNGHHSAYVNNLNSAIEKYPYLKDKLLIELLLDLESLPEDIKIVVRNNGGGHYNHTFWWSQLKKAASFNSEGELFKDLVNQFGDFENFKAEFKKVALNRFGSGWAWAIYEHGKIILYSTPNQDNPIMERRLPFLGLDVWEHAYYLKYQNKRSEYIDNFWNVVDWNEVERRYLMVKSGKQPLIL